The following are encoded together in the Pedobacter sp. D749 genome:
- a CDS encoding tyrosine-protein phosphatase codes for MFNIFSKKNKVTDIAWLGIDMHSHILPGIDDGSPDIQTSLQFVKSLNALGFNHLIATPHIFKELYPNTAESISLAKEKLKDALNKANISIKLEAGAEYMIDQDFTLNEKLCPLDGKHLLVEMSYLTESPGISQSIFDIEIKGFKPVLAHPERYTFYFKDLTRLKRFKEKGCLMQLNLLSVLGYYGKDVKQLANQLLKEKMYDFAGTDLHHDKHLATLTEAVQSGRLYELIGKYEFKNQEVFGGN; via the coding sequence ATGTTTAACATTTTTAGTAAAAAAAATAAAGTTACGGATATCGCCTGGCTGGGTATAGATATGCATTCGCATATTTTACCTGGCATTGATGATGGTTCACCTGATATACAAACTTCTTTACAATTTGTAAAATCACTGAATGCATTGGGTTTTAATCATTTAATTGCTACTCCTCATATTTTTAAAGAGCTATATCCTAATACTGCCGAAAGTATATCACTTGCTAAAGAAAAGCTAAAGGATGCATTGAATAAAGCCAATATTTCAATAAAGCTTGAGGCGGGTGCAGAATATATGATTGATCAGGATTTTACACTAAATGAGAAACTCTGCCCTTTAGATGGGAAACATTTGCTGGTAGAAATGTCGTATTTAACAGAAAGTCCTGGTATTAGTCAATCAATATTTGATATAGAGATCAAGGGCTTTAAGCCTGTATTGGCTCATCCTGAACGCTATACTTTTTATTTTAAAGACCTAACCCGTTTAAAGAGATTCAAAGAAAAAGGTTGTTTAATGCAATTAAATCTGTTATCTGTATTAGGATATTATGGCAAAGATGTAAAACAACTGGCAAACCAATTACTGAAAGAAAAAATGTACGATTTTGCTGGTACCGACCTTCACCACGATAAACATTTGGCAACACTAACTGAAGCGGTTCAATCAGGTCGATTGTACGAGTTGATTGGTAAATACGAATTCAAAAATCAAGAAGTGTTTGGGGGTAATTAA
- a CDS encoding polysaccharide biosynthesis/export family protein, producing MKKQTNVNKRRRLFPLLFVLAFFTSCVSNKKIAYFQDIQTVKQANLDSSAKYVEPKIQNDDILTVNIFTLDPESGAIVNQAPATGALNSTLTAAATGYLVDKNGEIELVLLGRIKVAGLTTFEARELISGKVREIYNKASVEVRFANFKVSVFGEVNLPSTYTFPNEKTTILDALSRAGDLTIFGKRDNILIVRDNDGKKEFGRVNLNSTTIFRSPFYYLKQNDAIYIEPNKARVSANNASQVQTIGIISSVLSVLVLAISLFK from the coding sequence ATGAAAAAACAAACTAATGTGAATAAAAGGAGGAGGCTGTTTCCTCTTCTTTTCGTACTGGCATTTTTTACTTCTTGTGTCAGCAATAAAAAGATAGCCTATTTTCAAGATATACAGACGGTTAAACAAGCTAATCTGGATAGTTCAGCAAAGTATGTTGAGCCAAAAATACAAAACGATGATATTTTAACGGTAAATATTTTCACTTTGGATCCGGAAAGTGGGGCTATTGTTAATCAGGCACCTGCAACCGGAGCGCTGAATAGTACATTAACTGCTGCAGCAACTGGTTATCTGGTTGATAAAAACGGGGAAATCGAATTGGTCCTGCTTGGACGAATTAAAGTTGCCGGGTTAACAACATTTGAGGCAAGAGAGCTAATTAGTGGAAAAGTTAGGGAAATTTACAATAAAGCGAGTGTGGAAGTTCGATTTGCTAATTTTAAGGTTTCAGTATTTGGTGAGGTAAATTTGCCCTCAACATACACTTTTCCTAATGAAAAAACGACTATATTAGATGCTTTGAGCAGAGCTGGTGATCTTACAATTTTCGGCAAGAGAGATAATATTTTAATCGTAAGAGATAATGATGGTAAAAAGGAATTTGGAAGAGTAAATTTAAACTCTACAACAATATTTAGAAGCCCCTTTTATTACCTGAAACAAAATGATGCCATTTACATTGAGCCAAATAAGGCCAGGGTATCGGCTAATAATGCTAGTCAGGTACAAACAATTGGTATAATTTCTTCTGTTCTATCTGTATTGGTATTGGCAATTTCTCTTTTCAAATAA
- a CDS encoding tyrosine-protein kinase, which yields MQESLDLQNKSFETEEEGIDLKKILNRFLEKWPWFVLSVSVCLLISYIYYNYTPPVYQVSARILVSNGENKGGSGDGLMDLSGLLGSKNSVDNEIEILKTHYLMTKVVEELKLNIVYSQRVGLKNMELYQAPFQLEIIKGLDTIGYSRVEVTKLNADVVKLNIDGKVSNVPFNQPFQLTGIGTVKVVRNPNVIFNERPYICTIISVDNKAGQLLGQLSIALVNNKVSIIELGLAYPDPRKGEDILNALIKQYIKANLEDKNAIADSTTAFIKGRLSLIAAELGDVETDVENFKQRNKLADMSAQSTQLVENTNTFVEDLSKTETQISNLTQLESYLSNENNKRILPSSIDMSGDIVFSTTISKYNSLLVQRDKQLLSVTETSPFIQNLDQQISNLRKDLLESVKISKSSYLVTRNKLRDQIATLESKVNDVPKIEKDYLKLARNKQIKEELYIFLMQKAEETAISKTSNISIAKTIDPPKTNGMPVSPKRNNIYLGGLFTGLIIPMGLILLINILNTSVSTKEDIRNVTQVPIIGEISHNMEDDNLIVANKSRSAISEQFRALRTNLSFYLRNTDQKVILLTSSMSGEGKSFTAINLGNILALTGKKVLLMELDLRKPGLSAKLGVSNDVGFSNYTINENLAVKDIVRPLNINKNIFIISSGPLPPNPAETLMSERMPDLVNALKQEFDYIIMDAPPIGIIADAQLLANYADVTLYLVRQKVTQKAQLGIVEDLHQSKKMKNIGLVINDISNKYYGYGYGYGTYGEETKPGLLKKVSKMFS from the coding sequence ATGCAAGAATCTCTTGACCTTCAAAATAAAAGCTTTGAGACAGAAGAAGAAGGAATTGATTTAAAAAAAATTCTAAACCGTTTCCTCGAAAAATGGCCGTGGTTTGTATTGAGTGTTTCTGTTTGCTTATTAATATCCTATATTTATTATAATTATACTCCCCCTGTTTATCAGGTAAGTGCCCGTATTTTAGTTTCTAATGGTGAGAATAAAGGAGGCAGCGGAGATGGATTAATGGATCTTAGTGGTTTGTTGGGATCTAAGAACTCTGTTGATAATGAGATCGAAATTTTAAAAACCCATTATTTAATGACTAAGGTTGTTGAAGAGTTGAAATTAAACATCGTTTACAGTCAAAGAGTCGGGCTTAAAAACATGGAGCTTTATCAGGCTCCTTTTCAATTGGAGATTATTAAGGGCTTAGATACCATTGGCTATAGTAGAGTCGAAGTTACCAAATTAAATGCTGATGTTGTAAAATTAAACATTGATGGTAAGGTTAGTAATGTACCCTTTAACCAGCCTTTTCAATTAACAGGCATCGGTACGGTAAAAGTAGTTAGAAATCCAAATGTAATATTTAACGAAAGGCCTTATATATGCACCATTATTTCAGTTGACAATAAGGCTGGGCAGCTTTTGGGCCAGTTATCTATAGCGTTGGTAAACAATAAGGTAAGTATTATTGAACTCGGACTTGCTTATCCTGACCCAAGGAAGGGAGAGGACATTTTAAATGCACTTATTAAACAATATATTAAAGCAAACTTAGAAGATAAAAATGCTATTGCAGATAGTACAACCGCATTTATTAAAGGCAGATTGAGTTTAATTGCTGCAGAACTTGGTGATGTGGAAACTGATGTAGAAAATTTTAAACAGCGAAACAAGCTTGCTGATATGAGTGCCCAAAGTACGCAACTGGTTGAAAATACAAATACATTTGTTGAGGACCTATCTAAAACGGAAACACAAATAAGCAACCTCACTCAATTGGAATCTTATTTGAGCAATGAAAACAATAAAAGGATTCTCCCGAGTAGTATAGATATGTCTGGTGATATTGTTTTTTCTACAACAATTTCTAAGTACAATTCTTTACTTGTTCAACGAGACAAACAGTTATTAAGTGTTACGGAAACCAGTCCGTTTATACAAAATCTTGATCAACAGATTTCGAATCTGCGTAAAGATTTATTAGAGAGTGTAAAAATCAGTAAAAGTAGCTATCTGGTTACCAGAAATAAGCTTAGAGATCAAATAGCTACATTAGAGAGTAAAGTGAACGATGTTCCCAAAATCGAAAAAGATTACTTAAAACTAGCTCGAAACAAGCAAATTAAAGAAGAATTATATATTTTTTTAATGCAAAAGGCAGAGGAAACAGCTATTTCTAAAACATCCAATATTTCTATTGCTAAAACTATAGATCCGCCCAAAACCAATGGCATGCCCGTTAGCCCAAAAAGAAATAACATTTATTTAGGAGGACTTTTTACCGGATTGATTATTCCAATGGGATTAATTTTATTAATTAACATTTTAAATACATCAGTATCAACAAAAGAGGATATTAGAAATGTAACCCAGGTGCCAATAATCGGCGAAATAAGCCATAATATGGAAGACGACAACTTAATTGTAGCAAATAAAAGCAGGTCTGCCATTTCCGAACAGTTCAGGGCTTTACGAACAAACTTATCATTTTACCTTAGAAATACAGATCAAAAGGTTATTTTATTAACTTCAAGTATGTCTGGGGAAGGTAAATCATTTACTGCAATAAATCTGGGCAATATTTTAGCATTGACAGGGAAAAAAGTACTGCTAATGGAATTGGATCTGCGTAAACCTGGCTTGTCTGCAAAGCTTGGCGTTTCAAATGATGTTGGGTTTAGTAACTATACCATAAACGAAAATTTAGCTGTAAAAGATATTGTAAGGCCGTTAAATATCAATAAGAATATTTTTATTATATCATCTGGGCCTCTGCCTCCTAATCCCGCAGAAACGTTGATGAGCGAGCGGATGCCTGATTTAGTTAATGCCCTGAAGCAAGAATTTGACTATATCATTATGGATGCCCCTCCTATAGGGATTATTGCTGATGCGCAGTTGCTGGCGAATTATGCTGATGTTACCCTTTACCTGGTGCGTCAGAAAGTAACCCAAAAAGCACAGCTGGGCATTGTTGAAGATCTGCATCAAAGTAAAAAAATGAAAAACATTGGGTTAGTGATTAATGATATTAGCAATAAGTATTATGGCTATGGATATGGATATGGGACTTATGGTGAAGAAACGAAACCAGGCCTATTGAAAAAAGTAAGTAAAATGTTCAGTTAA
- a CDS encoding acyltransferase — MKRIKGLDSIRFICAIYVLLGHFGIPFIPNLMKNPNIDGLLLNLIKFFSLTFNGPAAVIVFFIISGFCINYPYQQEKKIDLLPYYSRRLLRIGIPAIIAAIICYKFNSLGEFPDYGVFWSIICEVIYYLIFPILFYIRKRIKWQYIVIGAYIICFTTLLLNPGLLIARSNGYPAMGIFTWVIGLPCWLLGCWLSENYYRFTTPTVTKIWVLRFCMVIGALLLNIIKFHAQTVFASNCYMLNIFAIPGTMWLAYEIMYFEHVNPSSLLEKGGKWSYSLYIIHPAIIGFFIYYKIGDLNNMQVPILICSLVFAYVFYLIIEKPSHKFSSFVSKKLRTKSKLLLQN; from the coding sequence ATGAAAAGAATAAAGGGCCTGGATTCTATTAGGTTTATTTGCGCAATTTATGTGCTTTTAGGGCATTTCGGGATCCCGTTTATTCCTAATTTAATGAAAAACCCAAATATTGATGGTTTGTTGCTAAATTTGATTAAATTTTTTTCGCTAACCTTCAATGGTCCCGCTGCTGTAATTGTATTCTTTATTATTAGCGGGTTTTGTATAAATTATCCTTATCAGCAAGAAAAAAAAATCGATTTGTTACCTTATTACTCCCGAAGATTATTAAGGATCGGCATACCGGCAATAATTGCCGCAATTATCTGTTATAAGTTTAATTCATTAGGGGAATTTCCGGATTATGGTGTTTTTTGGAGTATAATATGTGAGGTAATTTATTATTTAATTTTCCCCATTTTATTTTATATCAGAAAAAGAATAAAATGGCAGTATATCGTTATAGGTGCCTATATTATTTGTTTTACTACTTTGCTTTTAAATCCAGGTTTACTAATCGCAAGATCTAATGGTTATCCCGCAATGGGGATTTTTACATGGGTAATAGGTTTGCCTTGTTGGTTACTGGGTTGTTGGCTTTCGGAGAATTATTATCGCTTTACAACTCCTACTGTCACTAAAATTTGGGTACTTCGGTTTTGCATGGTAATAGGTGCTTTGCTTTTAAACATAATTAAGTTTCATGCGCAAACTGTATTTGCGAGTAATTGTTATATGTTAAATATTTTTGCTATTCCAGGCACGATGTGGTTAGCTTATGAGATTATGTATTTTGAGCATGTAAATCCTTCTTCATTGTTAGAGAAGGGGGGGAAATGGAGCTACTCTTTATACATCATTCATCCTGCAATTATAGGTTTTTTTATTTATTATAAAATAGGTGATTTAAATAATATGCAAGTGCCAATTTTAATCTGCTCACTTGTTTTCGCATACGTTTTTTACCTGATTATCGAAAAACCCTCACATAAATTTTCTTCTTTTGTAAGCAAAAAATTACGCACTAAGAGTAAATTGTTGCTACAGAATTAA
- the gmd gene encoding GDP-mannose 4,6-dehydratase, whose product MAKVALVTGITGQDGAYLAELLLEKGYTVHGIKRRSSLFNTDRIDHLYQDPHEKDVRFKLHYGDLSDSTNLIRIIQEVQPDEIYNLGAMSHVKVSFDTPEYTANADGIGTLRLLEAIRILGLTKKTKIYQASTSELYGLVQAVPQSETTPFYPRSPYAVAKMYAYWITVNYREAYGMFACNGILFNHESPLRGETFVTRKITRAVAKIAQGMQSKLFLGNLDAERDWGHAKDYVEAMWRILQQDTAEDFVIATGVTTRVREFVRLAFAEVGIVVEFKGDGAEEKGYVVSCSNPDYQIVEGTEVVAVDPAYFRPTEVDLLIGDPTKSKTKLGWEPKYDLAALVKEMVAADVELFKKESILKGHGYHVKNQYE is encoded by the coding sequence ATGGCTAAAGTAGCATTAGTTACAGGTATCACAGGACAGGATGGTGCCTACCTTGCAGAACTTTTATTAGAAAAAGGATATACCGTTCACGGGATTAAACGCCGTAGTTCTTTATTTAACACAGATAGAATTGATCATTTATATCAGGACCCTCATGAAAAAGATGTTAGGTTTAAGCTTCATTATGGTGATTTAAGTGACAGTACAAACCTGATTCGCATTATTCAGGAAGTTCAACCAGATGAAATTTATAATCTTGGGGCCATGAGTCATGTTAAGGTCAGTTTTGATACCCCTGAATACACGGCCAACGCAGATGGTATTGGTACTTTAAGGTTATTAGAAGCAATCCGTATACTGGGTTTAACTAAAAAAACAAAAATTTATCAGGCCAGTACTTCCGAATTATATGGTTTGGTGCAAGCAGTACCTCAATCAGAAACCACTCCATTTTACCCCCGCTCACCTTATGCCGTAGCAAAAATGTATGCCTATTGGATTACAGTAAATTACCGTGAAGCTTATGGAATGTTTGCTTGTAATGGTATATTATTTAACCATGAAAGCCCGTTGCGTGGTGAAACCTTTGTAACACGTAAAATTACCCGTGCAGTAGCTAAGATAGCCCAGGGTATGCAGAGTAAACTGTTCTTAGGCAATTTAGATGCCGAACGTGATTGGGGGCATGCAAAGGATTATGTTGAGGCCATGTGGAGAATACTACAACAAGATACTGCTGAAGATTTCGTGATTGCAACCGGAGTAACTACACGCGTAAGAGAATTTGTACGTTTGGCTTTTGCTGAAGTAGGAATTGTTGTAGAATTTAAAGGAGATGGAGCAGAAGAAAAGGGATATGTAGTTTCTTGTTCAAATCCGGACTATCAAATTGTTGAAGGTACGGAAGTAGTGGCGGTTGATCCTGCTTATTTCCGCCCTACCGAAGTAGATTTGTTAATTGGCGATCCAACCAAATCTAAAACCAAGCTGGGGTGGGAACCAAAATATGATCTTGCAGCACTGGTAAAAGAAATGGTAGCAGCTGATGTTGAGCTTTTCAAAAAAGAATCAATATTGAAAGGCCATGGCTACCACGTTAAAAATCAATACGAATAA
- a CDS encoding polysaccharide biosynthesis protein — MSDAKDSNLLKWIKLISITGGAQAIVQLTSLLCGLLIIRLLPTKEYALYTLANTMLGTMSLLSDGGISTGVLALGGKVWEDKKKLGIVLSTGLQLRKKFAFFSLSIAVPILVYLLLHHGASILTTVLIVMALIPSFYSTLSDSLLEIIPKLHQDIRPLQENQIKVSVLRLTISALTVFLFPFTFIAIWAAGIPRILGNIKLRKIAGKFTETSNEIDPGVQKEIFKIVKRILPGAIYYCLASQLTVWLISIFGNTANIAEVGALGRLSMLLGVISTMFSILIVPRFARTKESGKALLKRYLFILAAMLVILSGITFIVMLFASQLLWVLGDQYANLEKELVYVMIGYSANVLMGLAIALYTSKGWVINPVYAITLSVLLIISGIFIFDLTKISGVLKLNIFIAVSELMIHFVFGFFKTWSVEKE, encoded by the coding sequence ATGTCGGATGCTAAAGATAGTAATCTTTTAAAGTGGATAAAATTAATTTCTATAACTGGTGGAGCGCAGGCAATAGTACAACTTACTAGTTTGCTTTGTGGTTTGTTGATCATCAGGCTATTACCTACTAAGGAATATGCGCTTTATACATTAGCCAATACGATGCTTGGAACAATGTCATTATTATCAGATGGAGGTATTTCTACAGGTGTATTGGCACTTGGAGGAAAGGTATGGGAGGATAAAAAAAAGCTTGGAATTGTTTTGTCAACAGGTTTGCAACTGAGAAAAAAGTTTGCGTTTTTCAGCTTAAGTATTGCAGTTCCTATTTTGGTCTATTTGCTATTACATCATGGGGCAAGTATTTTAACTACAGTATTAATCGTTATGGCTTTAATACCGTCTTTTTATTCAACCTTATCTGATTCATTACTGGAGATCATTCCAAAATTGCACCAGGATATCAGACCCCTTCAAGAAAATCAAATTAAAGTAAGCGTACTTCGTTTAACAATCAGCGCGCTAACTGTATTTTTATTCCCTTTTACATTTATAGCCATCTGGGCTGCAGGTATACCAAGAATTTTGGGCAATATAAAATTGAGGAAGATTGCAGGTAAATTCACCGAAACCAGCAATGAAATTGACCCAGGGGTTCAAAAAGAGATTTTTAAGATTGTTAAAAGAATATTGCCTGGCGCAATTTACTATTGCCTTGCCAGCCAGTTAACGGTGTGGTTGATTTCTATTTTCGGAAATACAGCTAATATTGCAGAAGTTGGGGCTTTAGGGAGATTATCGATGCTTCTTGGAGTGATATCAACTATGTTTTCGATCCTGATTGTACCCAGGTTTGCAAGAACCAAAGAGTCTGGTAAGGCTTTGCTTAAACGATATTTGTTTATTTTGGCAGCTATGCTTGTCATTTTATCCGGAATAACTTTTATTGTCATGTTATTTGCTTCCCAGTTATTATGGGTGTTAGGAGACCAGTATGCAAATTTGGAAAAAGAACTGGTATATGTTATGATTGGTTATAGTGCGAATGTTTTAATGGGGCTGGCAATAGCACTTTACACCAGCAAAGGATGGGTTATTAACCCTGTTTATGCAATCACATTAAGTGTTTTACTAATTATTTCCGGGATATTTATTTTTGATTTAACGAAAATTTCAGGGGTACTTAAATTAAACATTTTTATAGCTGTTTCGGAATTAATGATACATTTTGTTTTTGGTTTCTTTAAAACATGGTCTGTTGAAAAAGAATAA
- a CDS encoding acyltransferase — MKFKIGKNASIHLGCRFDTSGFFSMGSNSTVNQYCHMDNRGGIYIGSNVSISAQVSIVTADHDFGDEMCIARKDKVVIEDYVFIGYGAKIFKNVKMHYGSVLGGASLLTKDTLPYGIYYGVPAKFKKERRNDLKHTSMYKRLFH; from the coding sequence ATGAAATTTAAGATAGGTAAAAATGCCAGCATTCATTTAGGTTGCAGATTTGATACTTCAGGCTTTTTTTCGATGGGTTCAAATAGTACAGTAAACCAATATTGCCACATGGATAACCGGGGCGGTATTTACATTGGCAGCAACGTTTCTATTTCTGCACAGGTAAGTATTGTTACAGCAGATCATGATTTTGGAGACGAGATGTGCATAGCCCGAAAAGATAAGGTCGTTATTGAAGATTATGTATTTATTGGATATGGAGCAAAAATTTTCAAAAATGTAAAAATGCATTATGGTTCTGTTTTAGGCGGTGCTTCTTTGCTAACAAAAGATACACTTCCTTATGGGATCTATTATGGCGTACCGGCAAAATTCAAAAAAGAAAGAAGAAATGATTTAAAACATACATCAATGTATAAAAGACTATTCCATTAA
- a CDS encoding glycosyltransferase family 4 protein has protein sequence MKILFLSNCPLVESQGSGYVIVNTAKSLSALGHKVDMVPPEDLIILPKLSGTANLYRMALGMGIWVVKNRKKLKQYDSIFLYGGESYLALYLIKSFLKLKAAIILHSNGLEIHVEKKIKEFKSYLKHTEKKWYHFNTGFLFQYCYLNVDAILTVSRYDADFAKKSLNVPAKKVFYIEPALPDLFFEVEPSVTREKIITFCGSWIDRKGIDAMIQAMPKILRKYNQFKFRIIGAGYGFKVDEVFPEDVLQNIELIPFVDHKKDLIVHYNQSLIFIHPSVCESFGLTVAEAMFCGCAVITGATGIAYDLIDGVEAIVLDQPNAENLYNSLDHLINNDLLIEKLTINGKKRVQQLNWKAFENQLNQVLRSNNLT, from the coding sequence ATGAAGATTTTATTCCTTAGTAATTGTCCCTTAGTTGAATCTCAGGGATCTGGCTATGTGATTGTAAACACAGCTAAATCTTTATCGGCCCTTGGGCATAAGGTTGATATGGTTCCGCCAGAAGACCTGATCATTTTACCAAAATTAAGTGGTACTGCTAATCTATACAGAATGGCCCTTGGCATGGGCATATGGGTAGTTAAAAACAGAAAGAAGCTTAAACAGTATGATAGTATATTTTTGTATGGGGGCGAAAGTTACCTTGCACTATACCTTATTAAGTCTTTTTTAAAATTAAAGGCAGCCATTATCCTGCACTCTAATGGATTGGAAATTCACGTTGAAAAAAAAATAAAGGAATTTAAATCTTATTTAAAGCATACAGAAAAGAAATGGTATCATTTCAATACCGGCTTTTTATTTCAATACTGTTATTTAAATGTAGATGCAATTTTAACCGTTTCGAGATACGATGCCGATTTTGCTAAAAAATCACTAAACGTACCTGCTAAAAAAGTATTTTACATTGAGCCGGCACTGCCCGATCTTTTCTTTGAGGTGGAACCCAGTGTTACAAGAGAGAAGATAATTACATTTTGTGGTTCATGGATTGATCGAAAAGGCATTGATGCCATGATTCAGGCCATGCCGAAAATTTTAAGAAAATACAACCAGTTTAAATTCAGGATTATAGGTGCTGGTTATGGATTTAAAGTTGATGAAGTATTTCCTGAAGATGTGCTTCAAAATATAGAATTAATACCCTTTGTTGATCATAAAAAAGATTTAATTGTACATTATAATCAATCACTTATATTTATTCATCCATCAGTTTGTGAAAGCTTTGGGTTAACTGTTGCAGAGGCAATGTTTTGTGGCTGCGCTGTAATAACCGGAGCAACCGGAATTGCTTATGATCTTATTGATGGAGTAGAAGCTATAGTGTTGGATCAACCTAATGCTGAAAATTTATATAATAGTTTAGATCACTTAATTAATAATGATTTATTAATTGAAAAGTTAACCATCAATGGAAAAAAACGTGTTCAGCAATTAAACTGGAAAGCATTCGAAAATCAACTAAATCAGGTATTACGCTCTAATAATTTAACCTAA
- a CDS encoding acyltransferase produces the protein MAQEIYKKMIPSLNGLRAISIMMVLLCHFSQHNFLPHNALFRYAGMMIGNGPLGVNVFFIISGYLITTLLIKEKEKKGSISLKGFYIRRTLRIFPAYYFLMFVYYLLTLFKYFDITSLEWIGVLTYMKQFFPSARYETGHLWSLSVEEIFYLIFPFLFIFLGKNIKKVLPVLIVLGALSRFLFFAYPQPLMTNTIFVTSDALLIGCFFALNHDKIIEWIFKYKWVKYLVPVALCFSVLIYNYFYHLCTYDHSKLLITVTAIAYSLFGSIGLFTNLFIAVIVMISISQRNLWFKFLNTRLLNYIGTLSYSIYLWQQLFTSNREYLHRLPLLVVILIILICANLSYYLIEKPFFKLKDRYSSKN, from the coding sequence ATGGCACAAGAAATATATAAAAAAATGATTCCCAGTCTTAATGGATTAAGGGCTATAAGCATCATGATGGTATTACTTTGCCATTTTTCACAGCATAATTTCCTGCCTCATAACGCTTTATTCAGATACGCAGGTATGATGATTGGTAACGGGCCTTTGGGGGTAAATGTCTTCTTTATTATAAGTGGGTACCTGATTACTACACTATTAATCAAAGAAAAAGAAAAGAAAGGATCTATCTCATTAAAAGGGTTTTATATCAGGAGAACTTTGCGAATTTTTCCTGCTTACTATTTTTTAATGTTTGTATACTATTTGCTTACCCTGTTTAAATATTTTGACATCACCTCTTTAGAATGGATTGGGGTGTTAACTTATATGAAGCAATTTTTTCCAAGTGCGAGATATGAAACTGGCCATCTTTGGTCTTTATCCGTTGAAGAAATATTTTACCTTATTTTTCCCTTTCTATTTATTTTCTTAGGTAAGAATATTAAAAAAGTATTGCCCGTACTCATTGTTTTAGGAGCCTTAAGTAGGTTTTTGTTCTTTGCTTATCCACAACCATTAATGACAAATACCATTTTTGTAACAAGTGATGCATTGTTGATAGGATGTTTTTTTGCACTAAATCATGACAAAATAATTGAATGGATTTTTAAGTACAAATGGGTTAAATATCTTGTTCCGGTAGCACTTTGCTTTTCTGTTTTGATCTATAATTATTTTTACCACCTGTGTACCTATGATCATTCTAAATTACTTATTACTGTTACTGCAATAGCATACAGTTTGTTTGGTAGTATTGGCCTTTTTACAAATTTATTTATCGCGGTAATCGTTATGATATCTATATCGCAAAGAAATTTATGGTTTAAATTTTTGAATACCAGATTGCTTAACTATATAGGTACGTTATCTTATAGCATCTATTTATGGCAACAGTTGTTTACTTCCAATCGCGAGTATTTGCACCGACTGCCTCTTTTAGTTGTAATTTTAATTATTTTAATCTGTGCAAATCTTTCTTACTACTTAATAGAGAAGCCATTTTTTAAACTTAAAGACCGATATAGCAGCAAAAATTAA
- a CDS encoding acyltransferase: protein MKGIYDKGIFFLRFRIFDAFFNFFRIKLFRLYGMEIGTACRISKILFTWPNQISIGNSCTLEKSIYFKFDGIWRTGKSIILGNNVFVGTNCEFNISKKIVIGDNCLIASGSRFIDHDHGMKTDTLMRLQPSIEKPIIIGNDVWIGANVIILKGVEIGDGAIVAAGAVVNKPIGAYEIWGGVPAKNIGHRENHLTTQSG from the coding sequence ATGAAAGGTATTTATGATAAAGGAATTTTCTTTTTAAGATTTAGGATTTTTGATGCTTTCTTCAATTTCTTCCGCATTAAACTGTTTCGTTTATATGGGATGGAAATTGGAACTGCTTGCCGTATTTCAAAAATCTTGTTTACCTGGCCTAACCAAATTTCAATCGGAAACTCATGCACACTCGAAAAAAGCATTTATTTTAAGTTTGATGGGATATGGAGAACGGGTAAGTCGATAATATTAGGCAATAACGTTTTTGTTGGAACTAATTGTGAATTTAATATCAGTAAAAAAATTGTAATCGGAGATAATTGCCTGATTGCCTCTGGTTCCAGGTTTATAGATCATGACCACGGAATGAAGACTGATACTTTAATGCGGTTACAACCCAGTATAGAAAAGCCAATTATAATCGGAAATGATGTTTGGATAGGCGCAAATGTAATTATACTAAAAGGTGTTGAAATTGGTGATGGTGCTATTGTTGCTGCAGGTGCAGTTGTAAATAAACCGATAGGAGCATACGAAATTTGGGGAGGTGTACCCGCAAAAAACATTGGACACAGAGAAAATCATTTAACCACTCAATCAGGATAA